From Rubrivirga sp. SAORIC476, a single genomic window includes:
- a CDS encoding adenylate/guanylate cyclase domain-containing protein: MSWALATFVAARLVGISGPDGTETLSVALVRSVVVGVTVGLAGAWLETGPLARVGRLFPLWAALVIRTLAYAVAVLLGVLVIILLVSWGRFGVSPGALVQTPQFHDFMVSSDFLAMVGLLVAASFGINLSLQLRRVLGPETLFALLVGRYRRPVHEERAFAFLDLTDSTAWAERLGPLAFTDFKNDFFADVAEPVLATGGRIVQYVGDEVMVSWPMKRAEQDAAPLRFFFLVEERVAARAARYQKRYGAVPSFKCGVHGGEVVTAEVGDLKRDIVHSGDVVNTAARIEGECRPRGHRLLVSDEMLARMPAPPEMAHLALGDAALRGKSQSVGLVSVTWVG, translated from the coding sequence GTGTCTTGGGCGTTGGCCACGTTCGTCGCGGCACGCCTCGTCGGCATCTCGGGGCCAGACGGTACCGAGACGCTGTCCGTCGCGCTCGTGCGGTCCGTCGTGGTGGGGGTGACGGTCGGCCTCGCCGGGGCGTGGTTGGAGACGGGGCCCCTCGCGCGGGTGGGGCGCCTCTTCCCCCTCTGGGCCGCGCTGGTGATCCGGACGCTGGCCTATGCGGTGGCCGTGTTGCTGGGCGTTCTGGTGATCATCCTTCTGGTGTCGTGGGGACGGTTCGGAGTGTCGCCCGGCGCGCTCGTGCAGACTCCTCAGTTTCACGACTTCATGGTGTCGAGCGACTTCCTCGCGATGGTGGGCTTGCTGGTGGCCGCCTCGTTCGGCATCAACCTGTCGCTCCAGTTGCGGCGCGTGCTCGGACCGGAGACGCTCTTCGCGCTGCTCGTCGGGCGCTATCGCCGCCCTGTCCACGAGGAGCGCGCGTTCGCCTTCCTCGACCTGACCGACTCGACGGCCTGGGCCGAGCGCCTCGGGCCGCTCGCGTTCACCGACTTCAAGAACGACTTCTTCGCCGACGTGGCCGAGCCGGTGCTGGCGACCGGTGGCCGCATCGTGCAATACGTGGGCGACGAGGTGATGGTGTCGTGGCCGATGAAGCGGGCGGAGCAGGATGCGGCGCCGCTGCGGTTTTTCTTTCTCGTCGAGGAGCGAGTCGCGGCGCGTGCGGCGCGCTACCAGAAGCGGTATGGCGCCGTCCCCTCGTTCAAGTGTGGCGTCCACGGGGGCGAGGTCGTGACGGCCGAGGTGGGCGACCTCAAGCGCGACATCGTCCACTCGGGCGATGTGGTCAACACGGCCGCGCGCATCGAGGGAGAGTGTCGGCCTCGCGGCCACCGCCTGCTCGTCTCGGACGAGATGCTGGCCCGGATGCCAGCCCCCCCCGAGATGGCGCACCTCGCCCTCGGCGACGCCGCGCTTCGGGGCAAGAGCCAGTCGGTCGGGCTGGTGTCGGTGACGTGGGTGGGCTAG
- a CDS encoding DUF5687 family protein: protein MILSLFRLQVLAFRRAPYLGGRIALATVKGIGVAYAFVCATILGVVLPDLLGVVAPTLDAVAVVQRAMLPALAAVAVGRQVFQDVPTRGATAFLTLPVSRRRIAWGVLVRSAPSPFNLVPLAFAVPFAVRAVRAEAGVGGAWAFALAVLAVVVVSHALLVVWKTRLGAAPVQTVGLVVGVVAALAAGDWVTGGLLAHVQDGGLGALTGLGALAGATLLIAYRALVAALYLDSEGTRRTRSRGARLGFAQGGVRAFMELDRRLATRMTFPRGVLSNAAVVSVAMTVGALLFVDGRTVDFVLLFSTGTVAGSFGQYAVPFASGFYDRLLTLPGGMDAFIRAKVAGLAAGTLMLGAIQLVIVLVLAPASAWLVGVSVVFSLGVLAPASLVGSTLGPKPIDVADRLLFTYTQSFGAQALVAATAVVAGAALGLGGPRWGGAIAAGLGLVGIATAPLWLRAVAVRLDRTRHAVSARFRSAL from the coding sequence GTGATCCTCTCCCTGTTTCGCCTCCAGGTTCTGGCCTTCCGCCGCGCCCCCTACCTCGGAGGGCGGATCGCCCTCGCGACGGTCAAGGGCATCGGGGTGGCGTACGCCTTCGTCTGCGCGACCATCCTCGGCGTGGTGCTGCCGGATCTTCTCGGCGTCGTCGCACCGACGCTGGACGCCGTGGCGGTGGTCCAGCGAGCGATGCTACCGGCGCTGGCCGCCGTAGCCGTCGGTCGGCAGGTCTTCCAGGACGTGCCGACACGCGGGGCGACCGCCTTCCTGACGCTGCCCGTGTCCCGGCGGCGCATCGCGTGGGGCGTGCTGGTGCGCTCGGCGCCGTCGCCGTTCAACCTCGTCCCGCTGGCGTTCGCGGTGCCCTTCGCCGTCCGCGCGGTCCGCGCAGAGGCCGGAGTCGGGGGCGCCTGGGCCTTCGCGCTGGCGGTGCTCGCCGTGGTGGTCGTGTCGCACGCGCTGCTGGTGGTCTGGAAGACGCGCCTCGGCGCGGCGCCCGTGCAGACGGTCGGGCTGGTGGTCGGCGTCGTCGCGGCGCTGGCCGCGGGCGACTGGGTGACCGGCGGGCTCCTGGCGCACGTCCAGGACGGCGGCCTCGGTGCACTCACGGGCCTGGGCGCGCTGGCCGGGGCGACGCTCCTGATCGCATACCGAGCCCTGGTCGCCGCGCTGTACCTCGACAGCGAGGGCACCCGCCGGACGCGGTCCCGCGGTGCCCGGCTCGGCTTCGCGCAGGGCGGCGTGCGCGCGTTCATGGAACTGGACCGGCGCCTCGCGACCCGAATGACGTTCCCGCGCGGCGTCCTCTCCAACGCGGCCGTGGTGAGCGTCGCGATGACCGTCGGCGCTCTGCTGTTCGTGGACGGACGGACGGTGGACTTCGTGCTGCTGTTCTCGACCGGCACCGTGGCCGGGTCGTTCGGTCAGTACGCCGTTCCGTTCGCGAGCGGCTTCTACGACCGCCTGCTGACGCTCCCTGGCGGCATGGACGCCTTCATTCGGGCCAAGGTGGCCGGGCTGGCCGCAGGCACGCTGATGCTGGGGGCCATCCAGCTGGTCATCGTGCTGGTGCTGGCGCCCGCCTCGGCGTGGCTGGTGGGCGTGTCGGTGGTATTCAGCCTGGGCGTCCTCGCTCCCGCATCGCTGGTCGGCTCGACGCTCGGCCCCAAGCCGATCGACGTGGCGGACCGGTTGCTGTTCACCTACACCCAGTCGTTCGGAGCGCAGGCGCTGGTCGCCGCCACGGCGGTCGTCGCCGGGGCCGCTCTCGGGCTCGGAGGTCCGCGGTGGGGCGGCGCCATCGCGGCGGGCCTCGGCCTCGTCGGCATCGCGACGGCGCCGCTCTGGCTCCGCGCCGTCGCCGTCCGCCTCGACCGGACCCGCCACGCTGTCTCCGCTCGCTTTCGCTCAGCCCTCTAG
- a CDS encoding efflux RND transporter permease subunit: MKITDFAISNRTAIVVLTIALSIGGLVSYVSLPKESQPQIEFATIVVTTIYPGASPDDVESIITQEIEREVATITGLDEVRSTSTEGVSTVIAEFFPDKDIDEASREVRESVDLAKTEFPSDVEEPIVSDIDFADFPVVTVNLLTDGSLTSLRATAEELQDEIESVPGVSDVDLLGGLEREVQINVDLAALQGYNLSINDLVSAIQTENTNIPGGSVDVGPENYLVRVNGEFDDPNEILDFVVKSPGGTPVYVRDVADVTFGYKDRSSYARLDVLQREDEDGQWQPVENAENLQVIRLNVKKSVGENIIEVVDGVEETIEAFTFPTGTSYVLTGDQSEQVDILVKDLENNIIAGILFVIAVLLFFLGVRNAALVGLAIPLSMFLSFLVFSVMGQTLNFIILFSLIIALGMLVDNAVVIIENIYRFREEGYGRWEAARKGTAEVGLAVAASTATTVAAFAPMLLWPGIIGKFMSYMPLTLIVTLTSSLFVALIINPVVAGYFIKTDEELRAAKAETKRRDPRMRKVALGLTAFTALVVGIANWKTLIFLAIAIPALVLLYRKALEPAHQRFANKTVPRMTNAYRSFLGWMLQRDYSMRRGLLRNTFALGAFSGGFVLLIAGAALNAAAAPAGFLLMAPGGVLLIIGVLGIIVHSLETAFLGGAASVKAGLWFGGIVAVLLVPLILSGRIDLSSIKGIEVIIGMFLLPILIAGFGFLGTIFGGRNQRQTSFGSPYLLLTDNRARLLTATLGTLVGVIALFFVAPTGVEFFPTTDPNQILITAEAPVGTTIERSDEVSEEVFGRVEELMASEPATAANTTNISTSVGVGGDAQFGGGSASAERSSVTLNMVDYDQRAEPSSETIQRIRESLTGLPGVELTITQDQGGPPTGAAVNIEVSGDEFTEIQAIAGRLKDQLEDAVEAGRIEGLVDIRDNLNSGRPEYRIEIDRERAAAFGLSTQSIALAVRGAVNGVEASKYRDGKDEYDVTVRLQEEDRESLREIESLTILNEGIQVPLVAVARIVPSSGLGSVTRLDQERVVTVLGDAAPGANATAVLGQVQAELAPTLAEIPAGYSVSYTGADEEQQESFSFLTTALLMGLALITIILIAQFNSVVNPLIIMVAVGLSLIGVMLGLILTRTPFGLMTFIGVISLAGIVVNNAIVLVDYVEQLRARGEDKQEAIVDGGATRLRPVLLTAFTTVIGLIPLTFGINIDFVGMIVDLDPSFSIGSENTQFWGPMGTAIISGLTFATFLTLVIVPVMYSAFDSVAMRIAAARGVSPEADGAVSGPPASTPASGDGTDGPLVPSPVPAT, translated from the coding sequence ATGAAAATCACCGACTTCGCGATCTCCAACCGGACGGCCATCGTCGTGCTGACGATCGCGCTCAGCATCGGCGGGCTCGTCTCGTACGTGTCGCTGCCGAAGGAGAGCCAGCCGCAGATCGAGTTCGCGACCATCGTGGTCACGACCATCTACCCCGGCGCCAGCCCGGACGACGTCGAGTCGATCATCACGCAGGAGATCGAGCGCGAGGTGGCCACCATCACCGGGCTGGACGAGGTCCGGAGCACGTCCACCGAGGGCGTCTCGACGGTCATCGCGGAGTTCTTCCCCGACAAGGACATCGACGAGGCCTCCCGTGAGGTGCGCGAGTCTGTCGACCTGGCCAAGACCGAGTTCCCGAGCGACGTCGAGGAGCCCATCGTCTCCGACATCGACTTCGCCGACTTCCCCGTCGTCACGGTGAACCTCCTCACCGACGGCTCGCTGACCTCGCTCCGCGCGACGGCGGAGGAGCTGCAGGACGAGATCGAGTCGGTGCCGGGCGTCTCGGACGTGGACCTGCTGGGAGGCCTGGAGCGCGAGGTCCAGATCAACGTGGACCTGGCCGCGCTGCAGGGCTACAACCTGTCCATCAACGACCTGGTGAGTGCGATCCAGACGGAGAACACCAACATCCCGGGTGGCTCGGTGGACGTCGGGCCGGAGAACTACCTCGTCCGCGTCAACGGCGAGTTCGACGACCCGAACGAGATCCTGGACTTCGTGGTCAAGAGCCCTGGCGGGACGCCGGTCTACGTCCGCGACGTGGCCGACGTGACGTTCGGCTACAAGGACCGCTCCAGCTACGCCCGCCTCGACGTGCTCCAGCGCGAGGACGAGGACGGCCAGTGGCAGCCGGTCGAGAACGCCGAGAACCTGCAGGTCATCCGGCTCAACGTCAAGAAGTCGGTCGGCGAGAACATCATCGAGGTGGTCGATGGCGTCGAGGAGACCATCGAGGCCTTCACCTTCCCGACCGGGACGAGCTACGTGCTCACGGGCGACCAGTCGGAGCAGGTCGACATCCTGGTCAAGGACCTGGAGAACAACATCATCGCAGGCATCCTCTTCGTGATCGCGGTGCTGCTGTTCTTCCTGGGCGTCCGCAACGCGGCGCTGGTGGGGCTCGCGATCCCGCTCTCGATGTTCCTGAGCTTCCTCGTGTTCTCGGTCATGGGCCAGACCTTGAACTTCATCATCCTGTTCTCGCTCATCATCGCGCTCGGGATGCTGGTCGACAACGCGGTGGTGATCATCGAGAACATCTACCGTTTCCGGGAGGAGGGCTATGGACGGTGGGAAGCCGCGCGCAAGGGCACCGCCGAGGTGGGCTTGGCCGTCGCGGCCTCCACGGCGACCACTGTCGCGGCCTTCGCCCCGATGCTGCTCTGGCCGGGCATCATCGGCAAGTTCATGAGCTACATGCCGCTGACGCTCATCGTGACGCTCACGTCGAGCCTGTTCGTGGCGCTCATCATCAACCCGGTCGTGGCGGGCTACTTCATCAAGACCGACGAGGAGCTGCGAGCCGCGAAGGCCGAGACGAAGCGTCGGGACCCGCGGATGCGCAAGGTCGCGCTCGGGCTGACGGCCTTCACGGCGCTGGTGGTGGGCATCGCGAACTGGAAGACTCTCATCTTCCTCGCCATCGCCATCCCGGCTCTCGTGCTGCTCTACCGGAAGGCGCTGGAGCCCGCCCACCAGCGGTTCGCGAACAAGACCGTCCCCCGTATGACGAACGCCTACCGGAGCTTCCTCGGGTGGATGCTCCAGCGGGACTACTCGATGCGGCGCGGTCTGCTCCGCAACACGTTCGCGCTGGGCGCCTTCTCGGGCGGCTTCGTGCTGCTGATCGCAGGCGCGGCGCTGAACGCGGCGGCCGCCCCGGCGGGCTTCTTGCTGATGGCGCCCGGCGGCGTCCTGCTGATCATCGGCGTGCTGGGCATCATCGTCCACAGCCTGGAGACGGCGTTCCTGGGGGGCGCGGCGAGTGTCAAGGCCGGGCTCTGGTTCGGCGGCATCGTGGCGGTGCTGCTGGTGCCGCTGATCCTGTCGGGCCGGATCGACCTGTCGAGCATCAAGGGCATCGAGGTCATCATCGGCATGTTCCTGCTGCCGATCCTGATCGCGGGGTTCGGCTTCCTGGGGACGATCTTCGGCGGGCGCAACCAGCGGCAGACGAGCTTCGGCTCGCCGTACCTGCTGCTGACCGACAACCGCGCGCGCCTGCTGACGGCCACGCTGGGCACGCTGGTGGGCGTGATCGCGCTCTTCTTCGTGGCCCCGACGGGCGTCGAGTTCTTCCCGACGACCGACCCGAACCAGATTCTGATCACGGCCGAGGCGCCCGTCGGGACGACCATCGAGCGCTCGGACGAGGTCTCGGAGGAGGTCTTCGGCCGCGTCGAGGAGCTGATGGCGAGCGAGCCTGCCACGGCGGCCAACACGACCAACATCTCCACCTCCGTCGGCGTCGGCGGTGACGCCCAGTTCGGGGGCGGGTCCGCCTCGGCGGAGCGGTCGAGCGTGACGCTGAACATGGTCGACTACGACCAGCGCGCCGAGCCATCGTCGGAGACCATCCAGCGGATCCGCGAGAGCTTGACCGGCCTCCCGGGCGTCGAGCTGACGATCACGCAGGACCAGGGAGGGCCGCCGACGGGCGCCGCGGTCAACATCGAGGTCTCGGGCGACGAGTTCACCGAGATCCAGGCCATCGCCGGACGCCTCAAGGACCAACTCGAGGACGCCGTCGAGGCGGGCCGCATCGAGGGGCTCGTCGACATCCGCGACAACCTGAACAGCGGCCGGCCGGAGTACCGCATCGAAATCGACCGCGAGCGGGCGGCGGCGTTCGGGCTCTCCACCCAGTCGATCGCGCTGGCCGTCCGCGGCGCCGTCAACGGCGTCGAGGCGAGCAAGTACCGCGACGGCAAGGACGAGTACGACGTGACGGTCCGCCTCCAGGAGGAAGACCGCGAGTCGCTGCGCGAGATCGAGAGCCTCACGATCCTGAATGAGGGCATCCAGGTGCCGCTGGTCGCCGTCGCCCGAATCGTTCCGTCGTCCGGGCTCGGCTCGGTGACGCGGCTCGACCAGGAACGCGTGGTCACGGTCCTCGGCGACGCCGCGCCGGGCGCGAATGCGACCGCCGTGCTGGGCCAGGTGCAGGCCGAGCTGGCCCCGACGCTGGCGGAGATCCCGGCCGGCTACTCGGTCTCCTACACCGGCGCCGACGAGGAGCAGCAAGAGAGCTTCAGCTTCCTGACGACGGCGCTCCTGATGGGGCTCGCGCTCATCACCATCATCCTGATCGCGCAGTTCAACTCGGTCGTCAACCCGCTCATTATCATGGTCGCGGTCGGCCTGAGCCTGATCGGCGTGATGCTGGGCCTGATCCTGACGCGGACGCCGTTCGGCCTGATGACCTTCATCGGAGTGATCTCGCTGGCGGGCATCGTGGTCAACAACGCCATCGTGCTGGTGGACTACGTCGAGCAACTCCGCGCACGGGGCGAGGACAAGCAGGAGGCCATCGTGGACGGCGGCGCGACGCGTCTCCGGCCGGTGCTCCTGACCGCGTTCACGACCGTCATCGGGCTGATCCCGCTCACGTTCGGCATCAACATCGACTTCGTCGGCATGATCGTCGACCTGGACCCGTCGTTCTCGATCGGGTCGGAGAACACCCAGTTCTGGGGGCCGATGGGCACGGCCATCATCTCGGGCCTGACGTTCGCGACCTTCCTGACGCTCGTCATCGTGCCGGTCATGTACTCGGCCTTCGACAGCGTCGCGATGCGAATCGCTGCGGCCCGCGGCGTGTCGCCCGAGGCGGACGGTGCCGTGAGCGGCCCGCCGGCGAGCACGCCCGCCTCAGGCGACGGCACCGACGGCCCACTCGTCCCCTCGCCCGTCCCGGCGACGTAG
- a CDS encoding STAS/SEC14 domain-containing protein, with protein sequence MFRLLPDLPPHVVAFTIDGTTTRPDVEALYREVERAMESGHVHLYGEITGVGGFTLDALGENLGRGVKMLTAIGKVDRYAVVSDTPWIAATARMQGAFLPGLEVRAYPTDDRADALDWVSEPLES encoded by the coding sequence ATGTTTCGCCTCCTCCCTGATCTTCCTCCGCACGTCGTCGCGTTCACCATCGACGGCACGACGACGCGGCCGGACGTGGAGGCGCTCTACCGCGAGGTCGAGCGGGCCATGGAGAGCGGGCACGTCCACCTGTACGGGGAGATCACGGGCGTCGGCGGGTTCACGCTCGACGCGCTCGGCGAGAACCTGGGGCGCGGCGTCAAGATGCTGACCGCCATCGGCAAGGTCGACCGCTACGCCGTCGTCTCAGACACGCCGTGGATCGCGGCGACGGCGCGAATGCAGGGAGCGTTCCTGCCCGGCCTGGAGGTGCGCGCGTACCCGACCGACGACCGGGCCGACGCCCTCGACTGGGTGTCCGAGCCGCTGGAGTCGTGA
- a CDS encoding ABC transporter ATP-binding protein, whose protein sequence is MPGVSLTTSSLTKRYGAAEALRLDDLVLHPGERVGLVGNNGAGKTTFLRLALDLIAPTTGHVALDGIRVGGPDLGWKPRVGAFLDAGFLVDFLRPHEYLRLVGTAYGLSGAEVDARIERYRPFLGNALDGGRLVRDLSLGNAGKVGIVSALLPGAGLVVLDEPFANLDPGARIRLERLLREEVDGATVLVSSHDLDHVVGVCTRVLVLADGRLVSDTPSTPDTLAELRAFFAGGGVAA, encoded by the coding sequence ATGCCCGGCGTCTCCCTCACCACCTCCTCCCTCACGAAGCGCTACGGCGCCGCCGAGGCGCTCCGCCTGGACGACCTCGTCCTCCACCCCGGCGAGCGGGTCGGGCTGGTCGGCAACAACGGGGCGGGCAAGACGACCTTCCTGCGCCTCGCCCTCGACCTGATCGCGCCGACGACCGGTCACGTTGCGCTGGATGGCATCCGCGTCGGCGGCCCCGACCTCGGCTGGAAGCCTCGCGTCGGCGCGTTCCTGGACGCGGGCTTCCTGGTCGACTTCCTGCGTCCGCACGAGTACCTCCGGCTGGTGGGCACGGCCTACGGCCTGAGCGGCGCCGAGGTGGACGCCCGCATCGAGCGCTACCGGCCGTTCCTGGGGAACGCACTCGACGGCGGCCGACTCGTCCGCGACCTGTCGCTGGGCAACGCGGGCAAGGTGGGCATCGTGAGCGCGCTGTTGCCCGGCGCCGGGCTGGTGGTCCTCGACGAGCCGTTCGCCAACCTCGACCCCGGCGCGCGGATCAGGCTGGAGCGCCTCCTCCGTGAGGAGGTCGACGGCGCGACCGTGCTGGTGTCGAGCCACGACCTCGACCACGTCGTCGGCGTGTGCACGCGCGTGCTGGTGCTGGCCGACGGGCGGCTCGTCAGCGACACGCCGTCGACGCCGGACACGCTGGCCGAGTTGCGGGCCTTCTTCGCGGGCGGCGGCGTGGCCGCCTGA
- a CDS encoding ECF-type sigma factor — MPDDVTQLLALARDGDQRALGQVLPLVYDELRRLARSQRYRNGASATLNTTAVVHEAYEKLAHHDGTYADRIHFFRVAARAIRQVLIDAARARKADKRGGGTPDVSLDDVALASPARADEALALDEALDRLALLDERQAQIVDLRYFVGLTVPETAEVLDLSPATVKRDWSAARAWLVREMQRAEDEGASA; from the coding sequence GTGCCCGACGACGTCACCCAGCTCCTGGCGCTCGCCCGCGACGGCGACCAGCGTGCGCTCGGCCAGGTGCTGCCGCTCGTCTACGACGAACTCCGGCGTCTCGCCCGGAGCCAGCGCTACCGGAACGGCGCCTCGGCGACGCTCAACACGACGGCCGTCGTCCACGAGGCCTACGAGAAGCTGGCCCACCACGACGGCACCTACGCCGATCGCATCCACTTCTTCCGCGTCGCCGCGCGGGCCATCCGGCAGGTCCTCATCGATGCCGCGCGGGCGCGCAAGGCGGACAAGCGCGGCGGCGGCACCCCCGACGTGTCGCTGGACGACGTCGCGCTCGCCAGCCCGGCCCGCGCCGACGAGGCGCTCGCCCTCGACGAGGCGCTCGACCGACTCGCACTCCTCGACGAGCGGCAGGCCCAGATCGTGGACCTCCGCTACTTCGTCGGGCTGACGGTCCCCGAGACGGCCGAGGTGCTGGACCTCTCGCCCGCCACCGTCAAGCGCGACTGGTCCGCCGCTCGCGCGTGGCTCGTGCGCGAGATGCAACGCGCCGAAGATGAGGGCGCATCGGCGTAG
- a CDS encoding PQQ-binding-like beta-propeller repeat protein, with product MLRSLVLVLLLSGTAQAQFVLTVPGVYRLYHDVVYGADGAVYVAGSFSGTTDFDPTDGPDADDTLTSSGGADYFVARYGSAGALQWVIGFGSSDGAFNDFGPRLAADGARVYVSGNFGGTADFDPGAGTALRTSLGGYDAFLAAYDAATGAFVWADAFGSTGLDFASSVAVDEQRVYLGGAFEDTIDLDPGSGTASHTDGTMLGSAFLAAYDTATGAYEWSNAFEVGSDREVRVDVDAGRVFIVGQLRTETDVDPGPGEVLLAFQGGTADAFVAAYDAETGAYDWAFALGSSGSETSRAVLLHDGRLFVAGVLSGGTVDFDPGPAVEARTAGMGEWLYLAAYTAADGGLVWVDAMTEGGLSYTFPQGLAADGDRVYVTGAYSLTVDFDPGPGTAEHTWSGGTPSNWDVFLAAYDAASGAYRWANALPASPEGIGSAVAVSGPFVSVVGGFPATLDLDPGPGEDIQTGGGLFLAPYDAATGAYRADVASEPGVEPRGLVLRAAPNPASGLATLTLTLDGPRSVAVSVVDVLGREVDRLHSGPLSAGTHLLALDTSALPPGLYVVRATAGRATVSERLTVVR from the coding sequence ATGCTCCGATCCCTCGTTCTCGTCCTTCTCCTCAGCGGGACGGCCCAGGCCCAGTTCGTCCTCACCGTGCCCGGTGTCTATCGACTGTACCACGACGTCGTGTACGGTGCCGACGGTGCCGTCTACGTCGCGGGCTCGTTCTCCGGCACGACCGACTTCGACCCGACAGATGGCCCCGACGCCGACGACACCCTGACGAGCAGCGGGGGAGCCGACTACTTCGTGGCGCGCTACGGTTCGGCCGGGGCGCTCCAGTGGGTGATCGGGTTCGGCAGCAGCGACGGGGCCTTCAACGACTTCGGCCCCCGCCTGGCCGCGGACGGGGCGCGCGTCTACGTGAGCGGCAACTTTGGGGGGACGGCCGACTTCGACCCCGGCGCGGGCACCGCCCTGCGCACGAGCCTGGGCGGGTACGACGCCTTTCTCGCGGCCTACGACGCGGCCACCGGGGCCTTCGTGTGGGCGGACGCCTTCGGCAGCACCGGGCTCGACTTCGCGTCCAGCGTGGCCGTCGACGAGCAACGGGTCTACCTCGGCGGCGCGTTCGAGGACACCATCGACCTCGACCCGGGCTCCGGCACGGCCAGCCACACCGACGGGACGATGCTCGGGTCGGCCTTCCTCGCCGCCTATGACACCGCGACGGGCGCGTACGAGTGGAGCAACGCCTTCGAGGTGGGCAGCGACCGGGAGGTGCGGGTGGACGTGGACGCGGGTCGGGTGTTCATCGTCGGGCAACTCCGGACCGAGACGGACGTCGACCCCGGTCCCGGCGAGGTCCTCCTGGCGTTCCAGGGGGGCACGGCGGATGCGTTCGTCGCGGCCTACGACGCGGAGACGGGTGCCTACGACTGGGCCTTCGCGCTCGGGAGCAGCGGCTCGGAAACGAGCCGCGCTGTGCTTCTCCACGACGGTCGCCTGTTCGTCGCGGGGGTCCTCTCAGGCGGTACGGTGGACTTCGACCCCGGCCCGGCCGTGGAGGCCCGGACGGCGGGAATGGGAGAGTGGCTCTACCTCGCCGCCTACACCGCGGCCGACGGAGGCCTCGTCTGGGTGGATGCCATGACGGAGGGCGGCCTCTCGTACACCTTCCCGCAGGGGCTCGCGGCCGACGGGGACCGGGTCTACGTCACGGGAGCGTACTCGCTGACGGTGGACTTCGACCCCGGCCCGGGCACCGCCGAGCACACCTGGTCCGGCGGCACCCCGAGCAACTGGGATGTCTTCCTCGCGGCCTACGACGCCGCGTCAGGGGCCTACCGCTGGGCGAACGCGCTCCCGGCCTCCCCCGAAGGGATCGGAAGCGCGGTGGCCGTGTCCGGCCCCTTCGTCTCGGTCGTCGGCGGATTCCCGGCCACGCTCGACCTGGACCCCGGACCGGGCGAGGACATCCAGACGGGCGGCGGCCTGTTCCTCGCGCCGTACGACGCGGCGACCGGCGCCTACCGGGCCGATGTCGCCAGCGAGCCCGGCGTAGAGCCCCGGGGACTGGTGCTCCGCGCGGCTCCCAACCCGGCCTCGGGCCTCGCGACGCTCACGCTCACGCTCGACGGCCCGCGGTCGGTCGCGGTGTCCGTGGTGGACGTGCTCGGCCGCGAGGTGGACCGCCTCCACAGCGGACCGCTGTCGGCAGGCACGCACCTGCTCGCGCTCGATACGAGCGCCCTGCCGCCGGGCCTCTACGTCGTCCGCGCGACCGCGGGCCGGGCGACGGTCTCGGAGCGGCTCACCGTCGTCCGGTAA